A single genomic interval of Saccharothrix saharensis harbors:
- a CDS encoding extracellular solute-binding protein yields the protein MRLDIAKKAAALGLGLALLAGCGTGAEQAADGPVELSFWAWAPNIDKVVDKWNAGHPDAQVVVSKQAQGDDLVTKLLTSAKGGNPPDLAQVEFQALPTLVSNDVLADISEGAAAAEDEFAPGIWDQVTLGGSGVYAVPQDSGPMMFYYRADLFEQYGLEVPTTWDEYAQTARDLRAEAPDKFLGTFSSNDPGWFAGLVQQAGASWWSVDGDAWKVSVDDAATRKVAQYWSGLVAEGAVDKSPMYTPEWNKALNDGTQIGWLSAVWAPGVLKGNAESTAGKWAMAPMPQWDAANPRTGNWGGSTTAVTAGSKKQKAATEFALWLNTDPEAVELLVKESGIYPAATSAQQAQSQPPAFFPNQPDFYTRAAAIAATSSGFTWGPNVNVTYTAYKNAMGEAISAGADLVPALAEMQGATVDDMKANGFTVGG from the coding sequence ATGCGACTCGACATCGCGAAGAAGGCCGCGGCACTCGGTCTCGGCCTCGCCCTGCTCGCCGGCTGCGGCACAGGCGCCGAGCAGGCCGCCGACGGCCCGGTCGAACTGTCCTTCTGGGCGTGGGCGCCCAACATCGACAAGGTCGTCGACAAGTGGAACGCGGGCCACCCGGACGCCCAGGTCGTGGTGAGCAAGCAGGCGCAGGGCGACGACCTGGTGACCAAGCTCCTGACCAGCGCCAAGGGCGGCAACCCGCCGGACCTCGCGCAGGTGGAGTTCCAGGCGCTGCCGACCCTGGTCAGCAACGACGTGCTGGCCGACATCTCCGAGGGCGCCGCGGCCGCCGAGGACGAGTTCGCGCCGGGCATCTGGGACCAGGTCACGCTGGGCGGCAGCGGCGTCTACGCCGTGCCCCAGGACTCCGGGCCGATGATGTTCTACTACCGCGCCGACCTGTTCGAGCAGTACGGCCTGGAGGTGCCGACCACCTGGGACGAGTACGCGCAGACCGCCCGTGACCTGCGGGCCGAGGCACCGGACAAGTTCCTCGGCACGTTCTCCTCCAACGACCCGGGCTGGTTCGCGGGGCTCGTGCAGCAGGCCGGCGCCTCGTGGTGGTCGGTCGACGGCGACGCGTGGAAGGTCTCGGTGGACGACGCCGCGACCAGGAAGGTCGCGCAGTACTGGAGCGGCCTGGTCGCCGAGGGCGCGGTCGACAAGTCCCCGATGTACACGCCCGAGTGGAACAAGGCGCTCAACGACGGCACGCAGATCGGCTGGCTGAGCGCGGTGTGGGCACCGGGCGTGCTCAAGGGCAACGCGGAGAGCACGGCGGGCAAGTGGGCGATGGCGCCGATGCCGCAGTGGGACGCCGCCAACCCGCGCACCGGCAACTGGGGCGGCTCCACCACGGCCGTGACCGCGGGCTCGAAGAAGCAGAAGGCCGCGACCGAGTTCGCGCTGTGGCTCAACACCGACCCGGAGGCCGTCGAGTTGCTGGTGAAGGAGAGCGGCATCTACCCGGCGGCCACGTCCGCGCAGCAGGCGCAGTCCCAGCCGCCCGCGTTCTTCCCCAACCAACCGGACTTCTACACCCGGGCCGCGGCGATCGCCGCCACCTCGTCCGGCTTCACGTGGGGGCCGAACGTGAACGTCACCTACACCGCGTACAAGAACGCGATGGGTGAGGCGATCAGCGCCGGCGCGGACCTCGTGCCCGCGCTGGCGGAGATGCAGGGCGCGACCGTGGACGACATGAAGGCCAACGGCTTCACGGTTGGCGGCTGA
- a CDS encoding carbohydrate ABC transporter permease: protein MRVRLGGLPTFVLLLGAVYCLFPVAWVLVAATKSTGELFSTTTLSVGSSLVANLAELNGYRGGVFWRWMANSALYAGLGALLSAALSGVTGYALAKYAFRGRALIFNALIAGVLVPAVVLAVPQYLLLAKVGLTDTYLSVLLPSVISPYGIYLARIYAAASVPEEVVEAARTDGAGEARILGSIALPMMVPGLVTVFLFQFVSIWNNFMLPYIMLGDDGKFPVTLGLYTMLKQGNTTPALYTLVVTGSLVSVLPLIALFLTLQRYWRIDLLSGAVKA, encoded by the coding sequence GTGAGGGTGCGGCTGGGTGGCCTGCCGACGTTCGTGCTGCTCCTGGGTGCGGTGTACTGCCTGTTCCCGGTGGCGTGGGTGCTGGTCGCGGCGACGAAGAGCACCGGTGAGCTGTTCTCCACGACGACGTTGTCGGTCGGGTCGTCGCTGGTGGCGAACCTGGCCGAGCTGAACGGCTACCGCGGTGGCGTGTTCTGGCGGTGGATGGCGAACTCGGCGCTGTACGCGGGGCTGGGCGCGCTGCTGTCGGCGGCGTTGTCGGGCGTGACCGGGTACGCGCTGGCCAAGTACGCGTTCCGGGGGCGGGCGTTGATCTTCAACGCCTTGATCGCGGGCGTGCTCGTGCCCGCCGTGGTGCTGGCCGTCCCGCAGTACCTGCTGCTGGCGAAGGTGGGCCTGACCGACACCTACCTGTCCGTGCTGCTGCCGAGCGTGATCAGCCCGTACGGCATCTACCTGGCCCGCATCTACGCGGCCGCGTCCGTGCCGGAGGAGGTGGTCGAGGCGGCCCGCACGGACGGGGCGGGCGAGGCGCGCATCCTGGGCTCCATCGCGCTGCCGATGATGGTCCCGGGCCTGGTCACGGTGTTCCTGTTCCAGTTCGTGTCGATCTGGAACAACTTCATGCTGCCCTACATCATGCTCGGCGACGACGGGAAGTTCCCGGTCACGCTGGGGCTGTACACGATGCTCAAGCAGGGCAACACCACACCCGCGCTGTACACCCTCGTCGTCACCGGTTCGCTGGTGTCGGTGCTGCCCTTGATCGCGCTGTTCCTCACGTTGCAGCGATACTGGCGCATCGACTTGCTCTCCGGAGCGGTGAAGGCATGA
- a CDS encoding LacI family DNA-binding transcriptional regulator, translating to MSVERSKAARHRPTIHDVAAAAGVSRGTVSRALNGGRNVSPTALEAVLKAVRTTGYVANPAARSLVTQRAHSVAFVLTEPQQRLFEDPNFSILLQGCTQELAEVDVPVLLMTASTEVERKRTSRFIAAGHVDGVLLVSSHTGNPLLEELRDSGIPVVACGKPIGHEGQVAYAAADDRSGARLMVEHLRSRGRRRIATITGPPDTPGGVERLAGYRDVLGSDASPDLIAHGDYSRAGGEAAMSTLLERAPDLDAVFVASDLMAAGALNVLHDSGRRVPEDVAVGGFDDSSIATSTRPALTTVRQPFQRITREMVRLLLEQVRGEPPAASILPTELVVRAST from the coding sequence ATGAGCGTCGAGCGCAGCAAGGCGGCGCGGCACCGGCCGACCATCCACGACGTGGCGGCTGCCGCGGGCGTGTCCCGCGGCACGGTGTCGCGCGCGCTCAACGGCGGCCGCAACGTCAGCCCCACGGCGCTGGAGGCCGTGCTGAAGGCCGTGCGGACCACGGGTTACGTCGCCAACCCGGCCGCGCGCAGCCTCGTCACCCAGCGCGCGCACTCCGTGGCGTTCGTGCTCACCGAGCCGCAGCAGCGGCTGTTCGAGGACCCGAACTTCAGCATCCTGCTCCAGGGCTGCACCCAGGAGCTCGCCGAGGTCGACGTGCCCGTGCTGCTCATGACCGCCAGCACCGAGGTGGAGCGCAAGCGCACGAGCCGCTTCATCGCCGCCGGTCACGTGGACGGCGTGCTGCTGGTGTCGTCGCACACCGGCAACCCCCTGCTGGAGGAGCTGCGCGACTCGGGCATCCCCGTCGTGGCCTGCGGCAAGCCGATCGGCCACGAGGGCCAGGTCGCCTACGCCGCCGCCGACGACCGTTCCGGCGCGCGGCTGATGGTCGAGCACCTGCGGTCGCGCGGCCGTCGGCGCATCGCCACCATCACCGGTCCGCCCGACACGCCCGGCGGCGTCGAACGCCTCGCCGGCTACCGGGACGTGCTGGGGTCCGACGCCAGCCCGGACCTGATCGCGCACGGCGACTACAGCCGCGCGGGCGGTGAGGCGGCCATGTCCACCCTGCTGGAGCGGGCCCCGGACCTGGACGCGGTGTTCGTGGCGTCCGACCTGATGGCCGCCGGCGCGCTGAACGTCCTGCACGACTCGGGCCGCCGCGTGCCGGAGGACGTCGCCGTGGGCGGCTTCGACGACTCCAGCATCGCCACCTCCACCCGCCCCGCCCTGACCACGGTGCGCCAACCGTTCCAGCGCATCACCCGCGAAATGGTGCGCCTCCTGCTGGAACAGGTCCGTGGCGAACCACCGGCCGCCTCCATCCTGCCGACCGAACTGGTCGTCCGCGCCTCGACCTAG
- a CDS encoding carbohydrate ABC transporter permease: MAPYAFVAPAVVLFVLVFALPIAYTVYLSLFRTEVRGLGLGRGSRSEVFVGLDNYVRALTDSELGAGALRVLGYGAILVPTMLGLALVFALLLDEDRVRARGFSRIAIFLPYAIPGVIASLLWGFLYLPGTSPLNQLLRELSMPGVDLLSPTGIYFALANIAVWGGVGYNMVVLHTALRSIPRDLYEAARIDGCTPWQVAVRIKIPLLAPALVLTSLFSIIATLQVFAEPTTLAPLTNSLSLTWTPLMKVYQDAFGRGDLYSAAATSVLIASVMFVISFGLLRVTRSRAFGGER, from the coding sequence GTGGCGCCGTACGCCTTCGTGGCCCCGGCGGTGGTGCTGTTCGTGCTGGTGTTCGCGCTGCCGATCGCCTACACGGTGTACCTGAGCCTGTTCCGCACCGAGGTCAGGGGCCTCGGGCTGGGCAGGGGCAGCCGCTCCGAGGTGTTCGTGGGGCTGGACAACTACGTGCGCGCGCTCACCGACTCCGAGTTGGGCGCGGGCGCGTTGCGGGTGCTCGGCTACGGCGCGATCCTCGTGCCGACGATGCTGGGCCTGGCCCTGGTGTTCGCGCTGCTGCTGGACGAGGACCGGGTGCGGGCCCGCGGGTTCAGCCGGATCGCCATCTTCCTGCCGTACGCGATCCCGGGCGTGATCGCGTCGCTGCTCTGGGGCTTCCTGTACCTGCCCGGCACCAGCCCGCTCAACCAGCTGCTGCGCGAGCTGTCGATGCCGGGGGTGGACCTGCTGTCGCCGACCGGCATCTACTTCGCGCTGGCCAACATCGCGGTGTGGGGCGGTGTCGGCTACAACATGGTCGTCCTCCACACCGCGCTGCGGTCCATCCCGCGCGACCTGTACGAGGCGGCCCGGATCGACGGCTGCACGCCGTGGCAGGTCGCGGTGCGGATCAAGATCCCGCTGCTCGCGCCCGCGCTCGTGCTGACGTCGTTGTTCTCGATCATCGCGACGCTGCAGGTGTTCGCCGAGCCGACCACGCTGGCGCCGCTGACCAACTCGCTCTCGCTCACCTGGACGCCGTTGATGAAGGTCTACCAGGACGCGTTCGGCCGAGGTGACCTCTACTCCGCCGCCGCCACGTCGGTGCTGATCGCGTCGGTGATGTTCGTGATCTCGTTCGGGCTGCTGCGGGTGACGCGGTCGCGGGCGTTCGGGGGTGAGCGGTGA